A window of the Streptomyces sp. NBC_01351 genome harbors these coding sequences:
- a CDS encoding SigE family RNA polymerase sigma factor encodes MPPGTEYDFEAFARASQRKLYRTAYLLCGNADAARDLTQTTLAKLFQHWRKVAAAESPDAYARTVLTRTFLAERRRRLRDLLAHRHADRAPVPEYAELRVTLLAALAELPPRARAMVVLRYWEDLSVGTVAELLRCSEGTVKSQCSRALAKLRTQLGEAHLYATEN; translated from the coding sequence ATGCCACCAGGCACCGAGTACGACTTCGAGGCCTTTGCCCGGGCCAGCCAGCGCAAGCTGTACCGCACCGCGTACCTGCTGTGCGGGAACGCCGACGCCGCACGCGATCTGACCCAGACGACCCTCGCGAAGCTGTTCCAGCACTGGCGGAAGGTAGCCGCCGCCGAGAGTCCCGACGCGTACGCCAGAACCGTACTGACCCGCACCTTCCTCGCCGAACGGCGACGGCGGCTGCGGGACCTCCTGGCCCACCGGCACGCCGACCGGGCACCCGTGCCCGAGTACGCCGAGCTGCGCGTCACCCTGCTCGCCGCACTCGCCGAGCTGCCGCCGCGCGCCCGCGCCATGGTCGTCCTGCGCTACTGGGAGGACCTCAGTGTCGGCACCGTCGCCGAACTGCTGCGGTGCAGCGAGGGAACGGTCAAGAGCCAGTGCTCGCGCGCCCTGGCGAAGCTGCGCACGCAGCT
- a CDS encoding HAD family hydrolase has product MNLTVGFDLDMTLIDSRPGIKAAYQALSAETGTYIDADEAVTRLGPPLDEELAYWFPEAEIPAMADRYREIYPTYAIEPTPAMPGAREAIEAVQALGGRAIVVTAKHEPNARLHLAHLGIEADAVIGWLWAEAKAGALREYGAQVYVGDHVGDVRGARTAGALSVAVPTGPCPEPELRAAGADVVLPDLTALPQWLAAYVAAQPV; this is encoded by the coding sequence ATGAACCTCACAGTCGGCTTCGACCTCGACATGACCCTGATCGACTCGCGCCCGGGAATCAAGGCCGCCTACCAGGCCCTTTCGGCCGAGACGGGTACGTACATCGACGCCGACGAGGCCGTCACGAGGCTCGGTCCGCCGCTCGACGAGGAGCTCGCGTACTGGTTCCCGGAGGCCGAGATCCCGGCCATGGCGGACCGCTACCGCGAGATCTACCCCACGTACGCCATCGAGCCGACCCCGGCGATGCCGGGCGCCCGCGAGGCGATCGAGGCCGTCCAGGCCCTCGGCGGCCGCGCGATCGTGGTCACCGCGAAGCACGAGCCGAACGCCCGCCTGCACCTGGCGCACCTCGGCATCGAGGCGGACGCGGTCATCGGCTGGCTCTGGGCGGAGGCCAAGGCGGGTGCGCTGCGCGAGTACGGGGCGCAGGTCTACGTCGGCGACCACGTGGGAGACGTGCGCGGGGCGCGTACGGCCGGCGCGCTGTCGGTGGCGGTCCCGACCGGGCCGTGCCCGGAGCCGGAACTGCGCGCGGCGGGCGCCGACGTGGTGCTGCCGGACCTCACGGCGCTGCCGCAGTGGCTGGCGGCGTACGTGGCGGCGCAGCCGGTCTGA